A single genomic interval of Marmota flaviventris isolate mMarFla1 chromosome 14, mMarFla1.hap1, whole genome shotgun sequence harbors:
- the Msh6 gene encoding DNA mismatch repair protein Msh6 isoform X1 produces MSRQSTLYSFFPKSPALNNANKAPTRASRESGGAAAAATRASPSPGGDVARSEAGPGHRPLGSSASPPEAKNLNGRLRRSAAPAVPASSCDFSPGDLVWAKMEGYPWWPCLVYNHPFDGTFIREKGKSVRVHVQFFDDSPTRGWVSKRLLKPYTGSKSKEAQKGGHFYSSKPEILRAMQRADEALNKDKAERLELAVCDEPSEPEEEEEMEVGATYASDKSEEDNEIESEEEVKPKMEGSRRSSRQVKKRRVISDSESDIGGSDVEFKPDAKEEGSSDEISSGVGDSESEGLDSPVKVAPKRKRMVTGSSAFKRKSSRKEMPSTTKRAAGILSETKNTLSAFSAPQNSDSQAHVSGGSDNSSRPTTWYHETLEWLKKEKRRDEHRRRPDHPDFDASTLYVPEDFLNSCTPGMRKWWQIKSQNFDLVIFYKVGKFYELYHMDALIGVNELGLVFMKGNWAHSGFPEIAFGRYSDSLVQKGYKVARVEQTETPEMMEARCRKMAHISKHDRVVKREICRIITKGTQTYSVLEGDPSENYSKYLLSLKEKEEDSSGHTRMYGVCFVDTSLGKFFIGQFSDDRHCSRFRTLVAHYPPVQVLFEKGNLSVETKTILKSSLSSSLQEGLIPGSQFWDAAKTLRTLLEEGYFTEKLNEDSGGMLPQVLKDMTSESDSIGLTPGEKSELALSALGGCVFYLKKCLIDQELLSMANFEEYIPLDSDMVNTRSGAKFTKANQRMVLDAVTLNNLEIFVNGTNGSTEGTLLERIDTCHTIFGKRLLKQWLCAPLCSPFAINDRLNAIEDLIVVPDKISEVTDLLKKLPDLERLLSKIHNVGSPLKSQNHPDSRAIMYEETTYSKKKIIDFLSALEGFKVMCKIIGIMEEVVDDFKSKILKQVVSLQTKNPEGCFPDLTSELNRWDTAFDHEKARKTGLITPKAGFDSDYDQALADIRENEQSLLEYLEKQRNRIGCRTIVYWGIGRNRYQLEIPENFTTHNLPEEYELKSTKKGCKRYWTKTIEKKLANLINAEERRDISLKDCMRRLFYNFDKNYKDWQSAVECIAVLDVLICLANYSQGGDGPMCRPVILLPGEDTLPFLELKGSRHPCITKTFFGDDFIPNDILIGCEEEEKENGKAYCVLVTGPNMGGKSTLIRQAGLLAVMAQMGCYVPAEVCRLTPVDRVFTRLGASDRIMSGESTFFVELSETASILTHATAHSLVLMDELGRGTATFDGTAIANAVVKELAETIKCRTLFSTHYHSLVEEYSKNVAVRLGHMACMVENECEDPSQETITFLYKFIKGACPKSYGFNAARLANLPEEVIQKGHRKAREFEKMNQSLRLFREVCLASERSTLDAEAVHKLLSLIKEL; encoded by the exons ATGTCGCGACAAAGCACCCTATACAGCTTCTTCCCCAAGTCTCCAGCGTTGAATAATGCCAACAAGGCCCCTACCAGGGCCTCACGCGAAAGCGGCGGTGCTGCTGCGGCGGCTACCCGGGCCTCCCCTTCCCCTGGCGGGGATGTGGCCCGGAGCGAGGCTGGGCCTGGGCACAGGCCCTTGGGGTCCTCCGCGTCGCCTCCTGAGGCGAAGAACCTCAACGGAAGGCTGCGGAGGTCGGCAGCGCCCGCAGTCCCGGCCAG TTCTTGTGACTTCTCACCAGGTGATTTGGTCTGGGCCAAGATGGAGGGTTATCCCTGGTGGCCTTGCCTGGTTTACAACCACCCCTTTGATGGAACATTCATCCGCGAGAAAGGGAAATCAGTCCGTGTTCATGTACAGTTTTTTGATGACAGCCCAACAAGGGGCTGGGTTAGCAAAAGGCTATTAAAGCCATATACAG GTTCAAAATCAAAGGAGGCCCAGAAGGGAGGCCATTTTTACAGTTCAAAGCCTGAAATACTCAGAGCAATGCAACGTGCAGATGAAGCCTTAAATAAAGACAAGGCTGAGAGGCTTGAATTGGCAGTTTGTGATGAGCCCTCAGAgccagaagaggaggaagagatggag GTAGGTGCAACTTATGCATCAGATAAGAGTGAAGAAGATAATGAAATTGAGAGTGAAGAGGAAGTGAAGCCTAAGATGGAAGGATCTAGGCGAAGTAGCCGTCAAGTAAAAAAAAGGAGAGTCATATCAGACTCTGAGAGTGACATTGGTGGCTCTGATGTGGAATTCAAACCAGATGCTAAGGAGGAAGGAAGCAGTGATGAAATAAGCAGTGGAGTGGGGGATAGTGAGAGTGAAGGCCTGGACAGCCCTGTCAAAGTTGCTCCAAAACGTAAGAGAATGGTGACAGGAAGTAgtgcttttaaaaggaaaagttcAAGGAAAGAAATGCCCTCAACCACCAAACGAGCAGCTGGCATTTTATCAGAAACCAAAAATACTTTGAGTGCTTTCTCTGCTCCTCAAAATTCTGATTCTCAAGCCCATGTTAGTGGAGGGAGTGATAATAGTAGTCGCCCCACTACCTGGTATCATGAAACTTTAGAATGGcttaagaaggaaaagagaagagatgagcATAGGAGGCGGCCTGATCACCCCGATTTTGATGCATCCACACTCTATGTGCCTGAAGATTTCCTTAATTCCTGTACTCCTGGTATGAGGAAGTGGTGGCAGATTAAGTCTCAGAACTTTGATCTTGTTATCTTTTATAAGGTGGGGAAGTTTTACGAACTGTATCACATGGATGCTCTTATTGGAGTCAATGAATTGGGACTGGTATTCATGAAAGGCAACTGGGCCCATTCTGGTTTTCCTGAAATTGCATTTGGCCGGTACTCAGATTCCCTGGTACAGAAGGGCTATAAAGTAGCACGAGTGGAACAGACTGAAACTCCTGAGATGATGGAGGCACGATGCCGAAAGATGGCACATATATCTAAGCATGATAGAGTGGTGAAGAGAGAAATTTGTAGGATCATTACTAAGGGTACACAGACCTATAGTGTGCTGGAAGGTGATCCCTCTGAGAACTATAGTAAATATCTTCTTAGCctcaaagaaaaagaggaagattcTTCTGGCCACACACGCATGTATGGTGTGTGCTTTGTTGATACTTCCCTGGGAAAGTTTTTCATAGGTCAGTTTTCAGATGATCGTCATTGTTCCAGATTTAGGACTCTAGTGGCACACTATCCTCCAGTACAAGTCTTGTTTGAAAAAGGAAATCTCTCAGTGGAGACGAAGACAATTCTAAAGAGTTCATTATCCTCCTCTCTTCAGGAAGGTCTGATACCAGGGTCCCAATTTTGGGATGCAGCTAAAACTTTGAGAACTCTCCTTGAAGAGGGCTATTTTACTGAAAAACTAAATGAGGACAGTGGGGGGATGTTGCCCCAGGTGCTTAAAGATATGACCTCAGAGTCTGATTCCATTGGGCTGACACCAGGAGAAAAAAGTGAATTGGCCCTCTCTGCTCTAGGTGGTTGTGTCTTCTACCTCAAAAAATGCCTTATTGATCAGGAGCTTTTATCCATGGCTAATTTCGAAGAATATATTCCCTTGGATTCTGACATGGTCAATACAAGATCTGGTGCTAAATTTACTAAAGCTAATCAACGAATGGTGCTAGATGCAGTGACATTAAACAACTTGGAGATTTTTGTAAATGGGACAAATGGTTCTACTGAAGGGACCCTGCTAGAAAGAATTGATACTTGCCATACTATTTTTGGTAAACGACTTCTAAAACAGTGGCTTTGTGCTCCGCTGTGTAGCCCTTTTGCTATCAATGACCGTCTAAATGCCATAGAAGACCTCATCGTCGTGCCTGACAAAATCTCTGAAGTCACAGACCTTCTAAAGAAGCTGCCAGATCTTGAGAGGCTACTGAGTAAAATTCATAATGTTGGGTCTCCCCTAAAGAGCCAGAACCACCCTGATAGCAGGGCTATAATGTATGAAGAAACTACATATAGCAAAAAAAAgatcattgattttctttctgcACTTGAAGGATTCAAAGTAATGTGTAAAATTATAGGAATTATGGAAGAAGTTGTTGATGATTTTAAGTCCAAAATCCTTAAGCAGGTTGTTAGTCTACAGACAAAAAATCCTGAAGGCTGCTTCCCTGATTTGACTTCAGAACTGAATCGATGGGATACAGCCTTTGACCATGAAAAAGCTCGAAAGACTGGACTGATTACTCCCAAAGCAGGATTTGACTCTGATTATGACCAAGCGCTTGCTGACATAAGAGAAAATGAGCAGAGCCTCTTAGAATACTTAGAGAAACAGCGCAATCGAATAGGCTGTAGGACCATAGTATATTGGGGGATTGGTAGGAATCGTTACCAGTTGGAAATTCCAGAGAATTTTACCACCCATAATTTGCCAGAAGAATATGAGCTGAAATCTACCAAGAAGGGCTGTAAACGATACTGGACCAAAACTATTGAGAAGAAGTTGGCTAACCTGATAAATGCTGAAGAACGCAGAGATATATCATTGAAGGACTGCATGCGGCGACTGTtctataattttgataaaaattacaAGGACTGGCAGTCTGCTGTAGAGTGCATTGCAGTGTTGG ATGTCTTAATATGTCTGGCTAACTATAGTCAAGGTGGTGATGGTCCTATGTGTCGCCCAGTGATTCTGTTACCAGGAGAAGACACTCTCCCTTTCTTAGAGCTTAAAGGTTCACGACATCCCTGCATTACGAAGACTTTTTTTGGAGATGATTTTATTCCTAATGACATTCTAATAGGCtgtgaggaagaagagaaagaaaatggcaaagcTTATTGTGTGCTTGTTACTGGACCGAATATGGGGGGCAAGTCTACACTCATAAGACAG GCTGGCCTGTTAGCTGTAATGGCCCAGATGGGTTGTTATGTACCTGCTGAAGTGTGTAGGCTCACACCAGTTGACAGAGTGTTTACTAGACTTGGTGCCTCAGATAGAATAATGTCAG GTGAAAGTACATTTTTTGTTGAATTAAGTGAAACTGCCAGCATACTTACACATGCAACAGCACATTCCCTTGTGCTTATGGATGAATTAG GAAGAGGTACTGCAACATTTGATGGGACAGCAATAGCAAATGCAGTTGTTAAAGAACTTGCTGAGACCATAAAGTGTCGTACATTGTTTTCTACCCACTATCATTCATTGGTAGAAGAATATTCTAAAAATGTTGCTGTGCGCCTAGGACATATG gcatGCATGGTAGAAAATGAGTGTGAAGACCCAAGCCAGGAGACTATTACCTTCCTCTATAAATTCATTAAGGGAGCTTGTCCTAAGAGCTATGGCTTTAATGCAGCAAGGCTTGCTAATCTTCCAGAGGAAGTCATTCAAAAGGGACATAGAAAAGCAAGAGAATTTGAGAAGATGAATCAGTCACTACGACTATTTCG ggaaGTTTGCCTGGCTAGTGAAAGGTCGACTCTAGATGCTGAAGCTGtccataagttgctgagtttgATTAAAGAGTTATAG
- the Msh6 gene encoding DNA mismatch repair protein Msh6 isoform X2: MPTRPLPGPHAKAAVLLRRLPGPPLPLAGMWPGARLGLGTGPWGPPRRLLRRRTSTEGCGGRQRPHSCDFSPGDLVWAKMEGYPWWPCLVYNHPFDGTFIREKGKSVRVHVQFFDDSPTRGWVSKRLLKPYTGSKSKEAQKGGHFYSSKPEILRAMQRADEALNKDKAERLELAVCDEPSEPEEEEEMEVGATYASDKSEEDNEIESEEEVKPKMEGSRRSSRQVKKRRVISDSESDIGGSDVEFKPDAKEEGSSDEISSGVGDSESEGLDSPVKVAPKRKRMVTGSSAFKRKSSRKEMPSTTKRAAGILSETKNTLSAFSAPQNSDSQAHVSGGSDNSSRPTTWYHETLEWLKKEKRRDEHRRRPDHPDFDASTLYVPEDFLNSCTPGMRKWWQIKSQNFDLVIFYKVGKFYELYHMDALIGVNELGLVFMKGNWAHSGFPEIAFGRYSDSLVQKGYKVARVEQTETPEMMEARCRKMAHISKHDRVVKREICRIITKGTQTYSVLEGDPSENYSKYLLSLKEKEEDSSGHTRMYGVCFVDTSLGKFFIGQFSDDRHCSRFRTLVAHYPPVQVLFEKGNLSVETKTILKSSLSSSLQEGLIPGSQFWDAAKTLRTLLEEGYFTEKLNEDSGGMLPQVLKDMTSESDSIGLTPGEKSELALSALGGCVFYLKKCLIDQELLSMANFEEYIPLDSDMVNTRSGAKFTKANQRMVLDAVTLNNLEIFVNGTNGSTEGTLLERIDTCHTIFGKRLLKQWLCAPLCSPFAINDRLNAIEDLIVVPDKISEVTDLLKKLPDLERLLSKIHNVGSPLKSQNHPDSRAIMYEETTYSKKKIIDFLSALEGFKVMCKIIGIMEEVVDDFKSKILKQVVSLQTKNPEGCFPDLTSELNRWDTAFDHEKARKTGLITPKAGFDSDYDQALADIRENEQSLLEYLEKQRNRIGCRTIVYWGIGRNRYQLEIPENFTTHNLPEEYELKSTKKGCKRYWTKTIEKKLANLINAEERRDISLKDCMRRLFYNFDKNYKDWQSAVECIAVLDVLICLANYSQGGDGPMCRPVILLPGEDTLPFLELKGSRHPCITKTFFGDDFIPNDILIGCEEEEKENGKAYCVLVTGPNMGGKSTLIRQAGLLAVMAQMGCYVPAEVCRLTPVDRVFTRLGASDRIMSGESTFFVELSETASILTHATAHSLVLMDELGRGTATFDGTAIANAVVKELAETIKCRTLFSTHYHSLVEEYSKNVAVRLGHMACMVENECEDPSQETITFLYKFIKGACPKSYGFNAARLANLPEEVIQKGHRKAREFEKMNQSLRLFREVCLASERSTLDAEAVHKLLSLIKEL, from the exons ATGCCAACAAGGCCCCTACCAGGGCCTCACGCGAAAGCGGCGGTGCTGCTGCGGCGGCTACCCGGGCCTCCCCTTCCCCTGGCGGGGATGTGGCCCGGAGCGAGGCTGGGCCTGGGCACAGGCCCTTGGGGTCCTCCGCGTCGCCTCCTGAGGCGAAGAACCTCAACGGAAGGCTGCGGAGGTCGGCAGCGCCCGCA TTCTTGTGACTTCTCACCAGGTGATTTGGTCTGGGCCAAGATGGAGGGTTATCCCTGGTGGCCTTGCCTGGTTTACAACCACCCCTTTGATGGAACATTCATCCGCGAGAAAGGGAAATCAGTCCGTGTTCATGTACAGTTTTTTGATGACAGCCCAACAAGGGGCTGGGTTAGCAAAAGGCTATTAAAGCCATATACAG GTTCAAAATCAAAGGAGGCCCAGAAGGGAGGCCATTTTTACAGTTCAAAGCCTGAAATACTCAGAGCAATGCAACGTGCAGATGAAGCCTTAAATAAAGACAAGGCTGAGAGGCTTGAATTGGCAGTTTGTGATGAGCCCTCAGAgccagaagaggaggaagagatggag GTAGGTGCAACTTATGCATCAGATAAGAGTGAAGAAGATAATGAAATTGAGAGTGAAGAGGAAGTGAAGCCTAAGATGGAAGGATCTAGGCGAAGTAGCCGTCAAGTAAAAAAAAGGAGAGTCATATCAGACTCTGAGAGTGACATTGGTGGCTCTGATGTGGAATTCAAACCAGATGCTAAGGAGGAAGGAAGCAGTGATGAAATAAGCAGTGGAGTGGGGGATAGTGAGAGTGAAGGCCTGGACAGCCCTGTCAAAGTTGCTCCAAAACGTAAGAGAATGGTGACAGGAAGTAgtgcttttaaaaggaaaagttcAAGGAAAGAAATGCCCTCAACCACCAAACGAGCAGCTGGCATTTTATCAGAAACCAAAAATACTTTGAGTGCTTTCTCTGCTCCTCAAAATTCTGATTCTCAAGCCCATGTTAGTGGAGGGAGTGATAATAGTAGTCGCCCCACTACCTGGTATCATGAAACTTTAGAATGGcttaagaaggaaaagagaagagatgagcATAGGAGGCGGCCTGATCACCCCGATTTTGATGCATCCACACTCTATGTGCCTGAAGATTTCCTTAATTCCTGTACTCCTGGTATGAGGAAGTGGTGGCAGATTAAGTCTCAGAACTTTGATCTTGTTATCTTTTATAAGGTGGGGAAGTTTTACGAACTGTATCACATGGATGCTCTTATTGGAGTCAATGAATTGGGACTGGTATTCATGAAAGGCAACTGGGCCCATTCTGGTTTTCCTGAAATTGCATTTGGCCGGTACTCAGATTCCCTGGTACAGAAGGGCTATAAAGTAGCACGAGTGGAACAGACTGAAACTCCTGAGATGATGGAGGCACGATGCCGAAAGATGGCACATATATCTAAGCATGATAGAGTGGTGAAGAGAGAAATTTGTAGGATCATTACTAAGGGTACACAGACCTATAGTGTGCTGGAAGGTGATCCCTCTGAGAACTATAGTAAATATCTTCTTAGCctcaaagaaaaagaggaagattcTTCTGGCCACACACGCATGTATGGTGTGTGCTTTGTTGATACTTCCCTGGGAAAGTTTTTCATAGGTCAGTTTTCAGATGATCGTCATTGTTCCAGATTTAGGACTCTAGTGGCACACTATCCTCCAGTACAAGTCTTGTTTGAAAAAGGAAATCTCTCAGTGGAGACGAAGACAATTCTAAAGAGTTCATTATCCTCCTCTCTTCAGGAAGGTCTGATACCAGGGTCCCAATTTTGGGATGCAGCTAAAACTTTGAGAACTCTCCTTGAAGAGGGCTATTTTACTGAAAAACTAAATGAGGACAGTGGGGGGATGTTGCCCCAGGTGCTTAAAGATATGACCTCAGAGTCTGATTCCATTGGGCTGACACCAGGAGAAAAAAGTGAATTGGCCCTCTCTGCTCTAGGTGGTTGTGTCTTCTACCTCAAAAAATGCCTTATTGATCAGGAGCTTTTATCCATGGCTAATTTCGAAGAATATATTCCCTTGGATTCTGACATGGTCAATACAAGATCTGGTGCTAAATTTACTAAAGCTAATCAACGAATGGTGCTAGATGCAGTGACATTAAACAACTTGGAGATTTTTGTAAATGGGACAAATGGTTCTACTGAAGGGACCCTGCTAGAAAGAATTGATACTTGCCATACTATTTTTGGTAAACGACTTCTAAAACAGTGGCTTTGTGCTCCGCTGTGTAGCCCTTTTGCTATCAATGACCGTCTAAATGCCATAGAAGACCTCATCGTCGTGCCTGACAAAATCTCTGAAGTCACAGACCTTCTAAAGAAGCTGCCAGATCTTGAGAGGCTACTGAGTAAAATTCATAATGTTGGGTCTCCCCTAAAGAGCCAGAACCACCCTGATAGCAGGGCTATAATGTATGAAGAAACTACATATAGCAAAAAAAAgatcattgattttctttctgcACTTGAAGGATTCAAAGTAATGTGTAAAATTATAGGAATTATGGAAGAAGTTGTTGATGATTTTAAGTCCAAAATCCTTAAGCAGGTTGTTAGTCTACAGACAAAAAATCCTGAAGGCTGCTTCCCTGATTTGACTTCAGAACTGAATCGATGGGATACAGCCTTTGACCATGAAAAAGCTCGAAAGACTGGACTGATTACTCCCAAAGCAGGATTTGACTCTGATTATGACCAAGCGCTTGCTGACATAAGAGAAAATGAGCAGAGCCTCTTAGAATACTTAGAGAAACAGCGCAATCGAATAGGCTGTAGGACCATAGTATATTGGGGGATTGGTAGGAATCGTTACCAGTTGGAAATTCCAGAGAATTTTACCACCCATAATTTGCCAGAAGAATATGAGCTGAAATCTACCAAGAAGGGCTGTAAACGATACTGGACCAAAACTATTGAGAAGAAGTTGGCTAACCTGATAAATGCTGAAGAACGCAGAGATATATCATTGAAGGACTGCATGCGGCGACTGTtctataattttgataaaaattacaAGGACTGGCAGTCTGCTGTAGAGTGCATTGCAGTGTTGG ATGTCTTAATATGTCTGGCTAACTATAGTCAAGGTGGTGATGGTCCTATGTGTCGCCCAGTGATTCTGTTACCAGGAGAAGACACTCTCCCTTTCTTAGAGCTTAAAGGTTCACGACATCCCTGCATTACGAAGACTTTTTTTGGAGATGATTTTATTCCTAATGACATTCTAATAGGCtgtgaggaagaagagaaagaaaatggcaaagcTTATTGTGTGCTTGTTACTGGACCGAATATGGGGGGCAAGTCTACACTCATAAGACAG GCTGGCCTGTTAGCTGTAATGGCCCAGATGGGTTGTTATGTACCTGCTGAAGTGTGTAGGCTCACACCAGTTGACAGAGTGTTTACTAGACTTGGTGCCTCAGATAGAATAATGTCAG GTGAAAGTACATTTTTTGTTGAATTAAGTGAAACTGCCAGCATACTTACACATGCAACAGCACATTCCCTTGTGCTTATGGATGAATTAG GAAGAGGTACTGCAACATTTGATGGGACAGCAATAGCAAATGCAGTTGTTAAAGAACTTGCTGAGACCATAAAGTGTCGTACATTGTTTTCTACCCACTATCATTCATTGGTAGAAGAATATTCTAAAAATGTTGCTGTGCGCCTAGGACATATG gcatGCATGGTAGAAAATGAGTGTGAAGACCCAAGCCAGGAGACTATTACCTTCCTCTATAAATTCATTAAGGGAGCTTGTCCTAAGAGCTATGGCTTTAATGCAGCAAGGCTTGCTAATCTTCCAGAGGAAGTCATTCAAAAGGGACATAGAAAAGCAAGAGAATTTGAGAAGATGAATCAGTCACTACGACTATTTCG ggaaGTTTGCCTGGCTAGTGAAAGGTCGACTCTAGATGCTGAAGCTGtccataagttgctgagtttgATTAAAGAGTTATAG